Proteins from a genomic interval of Desulfurobacterium sp. TC5-1:
- the traL gene encoding type IV conjugative transfer system protein TraL has translation MRRYVPKYLNAQPQFLWWELDDLIFFMAPIMIGLWTDRLLIGLGVGLILEQAYGKLKTQSQPGFLWHFLYWHGLYNSKNKRFPESWKRELVE, from the coding sequence ATGAGAAGGTATGTTCCTAAATACCTGAACGCTCAGCCGCAGTTTTTATGGTGGGAGCTTGACGATTTGATTTTTTTCATGGCTCCCATCATGATAGGACTGTGGACTGACAGGCTTTTAATAGGGCTCGGTGTGGGATTGATTCTGGAGCAGGCTTACGGAAAACTGAAGACGCAATCTCAACCCGGTTTTTTATGGCACTTTCTCTACTGGCACGGTCTTTACAATAGCAAAAATAAAAGATTTCCCGAATCCTGGAAAAGGGAGTTGGTGGAGTGA